ggagatggaggtggatgtTTCGGGGTCGGTGCGGGGGTCTCCTGAGAACAGGAGTTGGGTGATGTCGGAGGTGTTGGTCACAGTGAGGCGGAGGGTGACGGGGCGCTTGCTGATCGTATTGCTCTCCATAGCATCGCTGGCTTCTCTGTGGTGTGGACTGGTGGCATGTGAAGCGACTGCATCGTTCACACTCTTTGTGGCACCCCCTGGTGGAAGGGTAAATGTAGACTTGATGGGTGTGGCATCAGACTGAGTTTGCGACTctgttgtctgtgtgtacgcGGTGTCCATTGACGTGGTAAAGCTCGGCTGATGTCTGTCTGGATCCCTGGATGTTGCCGTGACACTGGTTTGACCGTTTTCTGTGTCTGTCGTAACATAATACTGACCGCTCTCTGTGGTTGCCATGGATTCAGTTTGACTGTAGAACTGCTGTGTGCTCACAGCCTCAGTCGCTGTTGCTATGGTGCCATCGTGAGTGTTTTCCTTTGTTGGCTTGATGGTTCTGAGTGGCATAACAGGCTCTCCCTGAAGTAAACCCTCCGCAGAGCCTTCCTCCCCGTCCCCAGACATCCCAGGGTCGGACTCATCCCTGTCAGTCTTGGCCGGGGATCCACTTTGGGCCTTTTTAATGAACTCCGCAAACATCCGGGGGTCCACTTTCCTGGAGGTTTTGTCAAAGACCCTCCTGTAGCTCCCAGTCTGCCTGCTGTTGCCGGAACCCTTCCTccgtcctcccagcctgcccccagaccccctgccGTGGGGCCTGTGTCTGGGATAGGGCCGATCTGAGGTGAGGGTCCTTGACTCCTGACTGGTCCTGTCAGAGGGAGTCTCACTGAGAGACATGCCAGCCTCCTCCTGCACACTAGGATCAACCTCCACCCCAGAGccctccccgtccccctccGCCCCTTCATACAATCCCTGACCCGTCACGGTGACCTGTGACACCAGCAGGTCCGCTCCCAGGTGATTGGCTGCCAGGCACCTGTAGAACCCTCGGTCTTGGCCAGTCAGCTGCTGGATCCCCAGGGTTCCGTTCTCGTAGAGCTTCCGGTTGTTGTTGGACTTATCCAGCACAGTGTTGTCGGGTAGAACCCACTGGATGGAGGCCTCGGGGTTCCCTGAAGACCCGCAGTCCAGAACCAGGCCCTGACCCAGTGGCCGAGCGAGCCGGGCCCCGTTCACCTCTGCATCTTCCACGTCAGACGACAGCACCGTGACCCGGAAGCTGAGCATGTCGGCATCCAGGTAATTGGTGGCGATGCAGCGGTAGAGACCAGAGTCCGAGACATCCGCCCCCCGGAGGATGAGCCTCCCGTCGGCCGTGATCACCACACGGTGGTCCTCGCTGGTGTAGGGCGCCCGCACCTTGGTGCCGTCCGCCAGGATCCACTCCACTGAGGGCCTGGGCTCCCCCAGGGTCAGGCACTTCAGCTCCACAATGCCCCCTGGAGACACAACAGCATTCatggttttgttttgttcatttAGCTTTACGGTTTTATCCAAATCGACATACAAATATTAAGTACAAGTTGTTATGATGTTGCGACAGCAAGGAGAATTTCTGGTAGAGACCTGAACAACAAGGCAAAATGTGTCTTCTAAACACTTAACAAACCTATGAGGACGGCGTGTTCAGTCTTGGTcaggttgtctcgtctgatcatGGTCCAGCTGTAGCGATCCTTCTTCGGGGGTCCGCTCTCCACCCTCAGGTTGACCACTGACTGGTACTTTATATGCAGGGTGGAGAAAGTGGTTGTGGTGCGGTCCAGCTGAAAGCTGACCTCTCCTTGCATCAGCCAGGCGGGAGAAGCCTTGACCTCAGCCTCAACGTCTGTATGGATGTCCTCGCCTCCCTGGTCGGGCCTCACCTGGTCGGGCCTCACCTGCCTGTAGCGGTACACCATCTCCGGGCTCCTGGCCAGCATCAGGCCCCGCTCCAGCCTCATGGCCGTGTCGCTGTAGGTGGCCAGGATGCGCCACAGCGGCTGAATGTGTTCGTGATCGATGTTGCAGACTAGAGACGTGGAGATGCTAGCGGTTAGCATGGTGACGttagcctccccctcctcctccacagtcagAGACAGGTCCTCCATGGCCGAGGGCCTCTGGACGGTACAGGACAGGCTGGCGTCGTTCTGGAACTGGTCCGTCAGGTTCATATGGAGGGACCCAATGGGGGCGATGAAGTcctgggaggagacaggggtgTAGTCGCCCTCCTCCAGGGTGAAGTTGCTCAGCTTCAGATGGGACTGGATCCAGGGCTTGGAGCAGGAGAAGGCCTCGCTGGGGAGCTGGGCCATGGCTCTGCCCTGGGAGGGGGTCGGGGTTTCACAGAGAGGGCAGAGCTGGCCCCGGGGGTATTTCCTGTCCCGTTTGCATTTCAGCACACCTGGGGAAACATTCAAGGCatggtgtctgagagagagagggagcagaggaaactaaagagagggacggagagagagagagggggggagagagggagggagggagggagggagggagggagagagagagagagagagagagagagagagagagagagagagagagagagagagagagagagagagagagagagaaacagaggcagagagagagataatctgGAAGACATTTGATTTCTTTGAGAAAATCATTACTAATACTATTTATGCTTATCTGTGTACATCTTACACAAAACAAGATCTTCCTGGAACTATGTGACTTTTCAAGACACTGACTGCAGTTTGTTCGTCTCTATTTTGGCCCTGAGTACCATTTCTACTCTCCAGCTGAGACCAAGATCGAGATGATCCTTCAAACAAGTCAAGCCCTGTCTTCACTCAGGATTTATCTGTCGTCTTTGGACAGGCATGCATTTCCTGCTGGACTCCTTCCCACGCAACATTAGCTTACAGACAAATAGAGTTTTGTGTTGAGTAAGATGCTAGTGGTGAGGTAGAGGCATCTTCATTCCATGCGTGTGGAGATTCCACCAGATGTCTCTGCTCCGATGCTGCTGTATCTCATGATGCATTTCATGTGCAGTAAAACTGCCAACGTGCCTGTGCCCGGTCGTATAAAACATCTAAAGGACTTTACACGAGGGAGGAATCCTTCATGCCTATCCTGGAACATAAGTATGACTAAAAGCTTTCCATTCCTCCACAGGTTTGGGGAGAGGGAACATCCTGATGCTAAGCAAAGGCAATCCCATGTAATCATGTCAGGTCGTCTTACTCTCCCATCCTGTTGCTGGCAGTTTCTCAACTTACAGGAGTTCAATCCTGTTCTTGGAGAGACAACCTTCTTTAGGTTTTGTTGATAAATACTAACTTCTATTTCCTGTGTAACTACAATGTTATTGCTATAGCTATAGCTGTGTAGCTATGTGGTAGTTAAAATCATCTTCATGCAAAGTGTTTCTAAACGAAAAACGGAACCAAACGTGTTCCCTCACCTGCGTTCCTCTGCACCCAGATGGGGAACCATTCCATACGGCAGTCACATGACCACGGGTTGCCATGGAGAAAGACGTTCTCCAGCCGGGCACATCCGGAGAACACATCGGCAGGGAGACTGGAGAGCGCGTTGTCCGACAGGTGGATGTTCCTGACGGAGGACACCTTGAACACCTGGCTGTGTCTCAGGGTCACAAAGGTGTCGGGgtggagctgctggaggaggtTCCCCTCCAGGTGAACGAGCTGCAGCGCGGTCAGGCCGTAGAACGCCTCGGGGTGGAGGAACTCGATGCGGTTGTGGTCCATGTGGAGTCGGATCAGGCTCTGTAGGCCTCTGAACGTCTCCTTGCGTATCTCCCTCACCTGGTTGTAGCTCATCTTCAGGACCTGAGAGACGTGAAAGAGGAACTGCAGTCACAACAGAAGAGgcttgtgtggggagggagagcgagggagagcgagggagagcaagggagagcgagggagcgcgagggagagcgagggagagcgagggagagcgagggagcgcgagggagagcgagggagagcgggggagagcgggggagagcgagggagagcgagggagagcgagggagcgcgagggagagcgagggagagcaagggagagcgagggagagcgagggagagcgaggggttCTCATTAACGGCCTCTAGCATTAAAGAGGAAAAACAAACCTCAGTTTCAGCTCAAATTGGTTTCTGGTAAAAAGTTGTGGGTGAGGGATTTTTGAAATAATTATAAATTTGAAGCTCCCTCAAACGCTTGAAGTGGTACATGAACACAAACCCGTTCTCACTCACAACCTCTTCCTGGGATAACTCGAAAATACACTCATTAGTCACAAATTCCTGTAACGGTttttgagggggaaaaaaagagttgGGATTTACAACCAAATGTTCTTTGACTCAAACATAcatccttgtgtgtgtatacttggCCAATAAAGCTGATGCTGATTTTGATTCAAAAAAGGCATGCTGAGTTAGCTATGTGTGAGTAATGATCGTAGGGGTATAACAAAAAAATAAAGGTTTTGGAGTTCAGTTACACTTTAAAGAAGAGATTTATGGGTCAGAGTTAACACCCTGGGAGCGAAAGTGTGTCGCTAACAACGATATTTCAGTCAGGCCCGTCGCGGCTGAGACATTTCTCCTTTAACGTCTGGCTGTAAAACAGGGCTGGGGGTGAGCGGAGAGCAGCCATCTGGGAGCGCTTCATATATCAGATGCTGTGAAAAGTACAAGCTGGTGTACGCAAAAGTGTTGTAAAGAAACGCTGTccaagtttttttctttttcttatgAATTTCCCCAACTCTCTTATAACCCTCAGAGCCTACAACTGTCTTTGAACCGAAGAGAAAAGCATGTACATGCACCGTGAACAAACCCATGCAATGAATGAGCTCATCTTGACAGTTTCCTAGATGGATTTCTGTGTCGTTCTCTAACAACCTTCACACCTTGGCACCCAAAGCCTGGAAACGATTCTCTCTCCGCAACGAACGATCTAAGGCATTCACATTCTCcacggggagaggagaggatgattcACCTTGGCGGGAGATCGGAGGATGGTTTGGTAATGTCTGGGAGGGTTGTGTACCTGTAAGGACTGGAGGTCTTGGAAGGCCCTGTCTTGGATGCTGTGGATGGTATTGCTGTGAAGCATGAGAAGCTCCAGGTGGACCAGCCCAGACAGAtcgctctctctcagctcaGTTATGCTGTTGTAGCTGCAGACAGGACAGAAACTGTGTCAGGGCTCATCACTCTCACTGAGACTGCAGGGGAAAGTCTTTTCATTCCTCATGGAGATGaaaatagaggggggggggagagagtgaagaggagagggggcgtgGGGTGGGCATGAGTTTTAgagagtgtgcttgtgtttgagaaagagagtgtgtgtgtgtgtgtgagagagagggaggtagggagggagggagggagggaaagagagggggaccatgagtttgagagagagacagattagaGAGAGACTATTTCCCTCACCCTAGGTTAATTCGTTCCACAGCCGGCTGGATCTGGCGCGGTATTGCGGTCAGGTATCTGAAGGTGCAGTGCACTTCGCTGGGAACGTAACACGCGCATGGTTTCGGGCAGGCGCAACTTCCCGGTAGCAAAGAGGCCAAGACAAACAGAGCGTTCAGCAGCGGCCGCCGCAGGTATGAGGGGCCGCTGGCGCTCATTCTGGAGAAGAAAGGCTTCTCACTCGGTTATGGTCGAGGGGGGGCTgcgtctcttttcctctcattaACGAGAACCTGCTGGTAAGAACGACATGGATCAGCAGAGAAGAGCGGATGTTTTATACAAACTCAAACCCCGATACAAATACTAAAATACATACGTGGATAACAACTTTAGCCTATACCCGTCGGAGATCAAATAGATAATATCAGTCCAGTTCAAAGTTATCTTActtgaacaaaacaaaaaagttcCACTTAATTTAAGGCAGGCAACTGAAAAGAAAAATCGAACGAATGCAGGTGAAGCCAGCAGTGTGATTGTGTGAAACTATATCTACTCATAATAACAATTAACCGTGTTTCAGAGATAATCACTGTCCAAGAGCATCTAGATACGCAAAAAAGGAAGCAACAATTATTATAGTCCCCGTTTGTGCATGGCAGACAATTACATATCCAACTTACATTAGAATTGTTAACCCGTAACACCATGCAGACTTTGGCAGGTGAAAACTAAATACATGCAGTATTTATTGAAGATTGGAGATGAAAGTTTATGATCATCTTCTCCAATATGGTCGTTTTATAACAATTGCTAATTTGATAAAAGCATGTTGCGCCAAAATATCAATAGGCGGTTAAAGAATAACCTAAAGCTTTTTGTTGGAAATTCATTAAGTGAATCTATGAAATTACTGTAGGCTAAATTTTGTGAAACTGTCCTTACTGTTCTTCAGTCTCGGGAATAGATTGAAATGCCAATAGTCCATATCTTGGAGAAAAAAATACTTAAAGTGACGGATCGTCCAACTACGGAATTAAGAAAGAattaaataagaaaataaacaataaaattaTGTTAGGCCTATAGAATCCAAATAATTCCTTTTCCAGTCCATCCACTACAGGCTGACTAAAGGACAGACCAGTATAAGTAGAGGAGGATGAGTGCATGAAtggtctccttcccccctcccgcccctttTCCTTCGATACGCTTTGCTCCATGCTGTTTCCAGACTCAGTAAAACACCGCTGTCGCGCACAACGTCTGCCGCGCGCAGGAGCGTGCCGTTGATTGAAGCGTTTTCGCTACGAGCCCAGCTGCCGCGCGCACTGATTACAGCTGGTAAGGATGCTTACGCCTAGGAAGCTATAAACGTAGGCTAACCGTGTTTCTGTCGTGTTTTGCCAGTGGTGCAAGCTGAGGAGACTCGTGGTAGTGAACAGGAAAAGTATCTCAAGTAAGTTataccccctccctctgtttacatactttattatcatCCATGTTAATGGAAAGGCCTTTAGCTACTATAGTCTCAAAAGTCTCACTATATCAGGCTAGCTCCAAATGAACATGAGACTATTAAATGGCACCCAATTTACTTTTGCGTTGTGTGCTACACAGTGTGAACATTTGGATACTATCCTATTCCTGCATATTTTCAATTGATGACTTTAATCGGTGTTACAATACAACCATGAACTTAACGGTTAACACCGCAATTACCAAGCGGTTTCTGTTCAGTGTTTCTGTTCAGTTCTGCCTGTACCCTGAGTTCCAAGTATTCCTTTATTACCCACAATTGAACACACATGTTGTGACCAAGGCCACAGTCATAGACTGGAAAAAACATACTGTCATTAATGTCTGTCTGGTCACCAAGTAGGCATTCTGTCGATGATAGCATCTTCTCACCCCATGTTTATTTGTAAAGACTGGTATTGTTGCACCGTGTCCAGTGTTGTCATTTGTGCCTTGTCATTTTGGAATGAGCCTGGTTAACACAGGCCGTTCCTTGACTCTAACCTCTGAAATACTGTGATCACTGTGATGTCTCGAGAACTTTGCACTTTAGATCCTTGATTTTCTTCTttactttctatatgcactgTCGCCTTGGCTAGTGCCAGTTAAGTGccgctaaataaataaaatgtatattttaatGCACTCCAACAACTCTTGCGTTGCTGCTGAGTCACCATGGCCTCTTGTGTTGTGAAATGAGACACCTCTCCTTTGAGGACGGTGTGGGGAGAAAACGGGAGGGTTATTTGGGGAGTATGTTGCAGATTGAATGCCTTTACTGGTGTTAGGCTGGGGATAGGTAGAGCTCGGTGGTAGAGCTCGGTGGTAGAGTAGAGCTTGCAGATCTGGGGATAACAATTTGAGTCCCTCACCTGTTTGGCAGTTTGGATAAGTTTCTGCTaaataaatgttcgtttttattTCATAGTTGTATCATGTTGGAGGTGGGTTTAGCTCAGTAACTCATGTAACTGTGGATAAAGAGGTTGCAGATTCAAGAGGTCATTCTGGATAAAagtttctgctaaatgaacagttATTATTTATGTTCTGTTACCTAAGTATAGCCTCTATGTGCCCTTAGCTTCGGGTCATACGGAGTAGAGATGACAGGGAACCATCATGTcgccagatgtgtgtgtgtgtgtgtgtgtgtgtgaacgtctgTTTtcatgtgttagtgtgtgtgtgtgtgtgtgagagagagctgtcCTCTGACACATGCTGGTGACAGGGAGAGCTGGTAGTTTGTTTACTCCTCAGCAGTCACATCTGCACACCATCTCcctcacgcgcgcacacacacacacaccatctccctcacacacacacgcacccacacacacaccatctccctcacacacacgcgcacacacacacacacaccatcggcAGGTCACAGATAAAATGTCAGCAGTGTGACGTTGAGTTGTACCTCAGATTTCAGTATATTTCTTCAAGGTGTTCCTGTTCCAGAGAAGGCATGATTAGAGTGTTAGTCTACATGTGTAGGAGCCCAGTACGATGCCATCATCCTTGTAACTTAATAGGATGCTGACCGGAAGTCTTAATATTTGGGGAAAATCATGGCTTACTCTAAATCAGCCTTGCTACTTAGACATGATttgctgtgtagtgtagtgctgtgtagtgatgtgctgtgtagtgtagtgatgtgctgtgtagtgatgtgctgtgtagtgatgtgctgtgtagtgctgtgtagtgatgtggtgtgtagtgatgtgctgtgtagtgacgtgctgtctagtgatgtgctgtgtagtgtagtgatGTGCTGTGTATTGATGTGCTGTGTATTGatgtgctgtgtagtgtagtgatgtgctgtgtagtgatgtgctgtgtagtgatgtgctgtgtagtgacgtgctgtgtagtgacgtgctgtgtagtgacgtgctgtgtagtgacgtgctgtgtagtgacgtgctgtgtagtgacgGGCTGTGTAGTGACGGGCTGTGTAGTGACGGGCTGTGTAGTGacgtgctgtgtagtgacgtgctgtgtagtgacgtgctgtgtagtgacgtgctgtgtagtgacgtgctgtgtagtgacgtgctgtgtagtgctgggctgtgtagtgctgggctgtgtagtgctgtgtagtgctgtgctgtgtagtgacgtgctgtgtagtgacgtgctgtgtagtgctgtgtagtgatgtgctgtgtagtgacgtgctgtgtagtgacgtgctgtgtagtgacgGGCTGTGTAGTGACGGGCTGTGTAGTGACGGGCTGTGTAGTGacgtgctgtgtagtgacgttctgtgtagtgacgtgctgtgtagtgctgggctgtgctgtgctgtgctgtgtagtgctgtgctgtgtagtgctgtgtagtgacgtgctgtgtagtgctgtgtagtgatgtgctgtgtagtgatgtgctgtgtagtgatgtgctgtgtagtgacgtgctgtgtagtgacgtgctgtctagtgatgtgctgtgtagtgtagtgatGTGCTGTGTATTGATGTGCTGTGTAGTGCTGTGTAGTGATGTGCTGTGTGGTGACGTGCTGTGTGGTGacgtgctgtgtagtgacgtgctgtgtagtgacgtgctgtgtagtgacgGGCTGTGTAGTGACGGGCTGTGTAGTGacgtgctgtgtagtgacgtgctgtgtagtgctgggctgtgtagtgctgtgtagtgctgtgctgtgtagtgctgtgtagtgacgtgctgtgtagtgacgtgctgtgtagtgacgtgcagtgatgtgctgtgtagtgacgtgctgtgtagtgacgtgTTGTCTAGTGatgtgctgtgtagtgtagtgatgtgctgtgtattgatgtgctgtgtagtgctgtgtagtgctgtgtagtgctgtgtagtgatgtgctgtgtggtgacgtgctgtgtagtgacgtgctgtgtagtgacgtgctgtgtagtgacgtgctgtgtagtgacgGGCTGTGTAGTGACGGGCTGTGTAGTGACGGGCTGTGTAGTGatgtgctgtgtagtgacgtgctgtgtagtgacgtgctgtgtagtgctgggctgtgtagtgctgtgtagtgacgtgctgtgtagtgacgtgctgtgtagtgacgtgctgtgtagtgacgggctgtgtagtgacgtgctgtgtagtgacgtgctgtgtagtgacgggctgtgtagtgctgtgctgtgtagtgacgggctgtgtagtgctgtgctgtgtagtgacgggctgtgtagtgctgtgctgtgtagtgctgtgctgtgtagtgacgtgctgtgtagtgacgtgctgtgtagtgacgtgctgtgtagtgacgtgctgtgtagtgacgGGCTGTGTAGTGACGGGCTGTGTCGTGctgtgctgtgtagtgacgtgCTGTGTAGTGCTGTGTAGTGACGGGCTGTGTAGTGACGGGCTGTGTAGTGacgtgctgtgtagtgacgtgctgtgtagtgacgtgctgtgtagtgacgggctgtgtagtgacgtgctgtgtagtgacgGGCTGTGTAGTGATGTGCTGTGtacgggtgtgtctgtgtttgctaatgtaggtgtgtgtttgtgcgtttgtATAAGTGTATGTTTTatattgacgtgtgtgtgtgttcatgctggtgtagacgtgtgtgtgtgcgtgtagacgtgtgtgtgttcatgctggtgtagacgtgtgtgtgtgtgttcatgctggtgtagacgtgtgtgtgtgtgtgtgtagacgtgtgtgtgtgtgttcatgctggtGTAGGCGTGTCTAAGAGGTTTGTGTCCCTGAGGAGCAGAGAATGTTGGGTCTGTTTAATTGTTCTAATGAGAGAACTCACTCTGGCTGCTTCTGTTGGAAGATGACCCATTTCCTGTTGGGAGAAGACCCGTTTCCTGTTGGAAGATGACTTGCTTTCTGTTGGCTCTGAGCGT
The genomic region above belongs to Osmerus eperlanus chromosome 11, fOsmEpe2.1, whole genome shotgun sequence and contains:
- the LOC134029441 gene encoding 300 kDa antigen AG231-like; protein product: TQHVTTQNVTTQHVTTQPVTTQPVTTQPVTTQHPVTTQPVTTQHVTTQHVTTQHVTTQHV